The genome window CAACTTTTTGAACACCCTCAATAGTATTCATAATatatcaaatttattttattgcttttactttatgttaaatatttataatttataatataaaGTCAATCGGATTCTGCCTCAATTATAACAGAGGTATGCAATGGGAAATCACCTGTGAACAATGGCAAAACGTATCAGTAAAATCTGACAAGAAGTGCCCAGCAgggacattttattttaagcaCAAAGGTAAGAGAACTTTACTGGTACTGGTATACTATAGTCTGGTTGTTATTGCTCATGGGAACTAGGAGACGCAGTGCCCCTATGTAATGTGACTCAGCACAGGTGGATTGAGGGAGCCTGTGCAGCCTAAGACAGCCATGTGGCATATTTACAGTTCTAGTTGGTTGTCATTGACGACAGTGCTTTTATACTTTTATAACATGGCCGGTCTTGTTcctcaaacaaaaaagaaaaaaaaaaacaaaaacatttcctaTTTCATTGGGCAGGGCAAATGTTGGGATGTCGTGCTTGTACCACCTGCCTTTTTATACTGAAAGTATCTGTTGAGGAAACAAGTTTTATATACAATTAAACTAGAACTCAAAGGGAACATCTCCCGCTAAACAAGACTTACATATATCGTAAGTCTGCGAGTCTCTCCAAAAGCTCAAAACAGGAGATAGAAGCAAGAGCTGCACCATTGGAAGTGAAAGGGAGAGCAACTTAGTCTTCTCATCATTGATCGGCCAGTTTCAGATTTTGTTCTGTGATGACATCCAATTCAAGACTTAGTTACCTGGTTTCTATCTTTGAAGGATATGTTCATAGTTATATTTACTGAAAGACCACACAAATGTTAGTCTTAAAGGgtactaagaaaaaaaaaagaccaaccaagtaaatgaaaacaagtgCATTGCAAAAAATGCACCCATGGTGCTACCaaataagagggaaaaaacactCTTTACAATGGAAACAGGAGGTTTAAAGAGCCTTCAAAACTTCAAACAAGGGACCGACAAAAGATCTAAGAGCTTTGTGGTGTTTTGTggttgagtttttttgttttgttttgttgttgaaatatCCATAACAAATCAAAGTAATTATTTATGTTCACAATGACAAATTCCGACTTGTTCATTCTAACATAAAATCTGTTTCATACCACAACAATAATGAAAGCATTACCCAAGGCTTGAGTTGACACAAAGTTGTCTTTGTGCTCTTGAAGCTTAGAGACATGCATACATACTTTGCATACAAGTTGTGCTCATCAGATACACAGTATCGTCTCTGTCggtcaaaaacattttatctcCAGTGGATTTTTGACATTATCCAGTGGGTTTTGAAAGAGGTCGGTGAAATTCCTTAGTCTGCAGATGACTGTAATCACATAAATCAACACAATTAAGAGCTACAAGGTTTCCACACAGCAACAGTGATAATTCAGTTTTAACAGAAATAGCTTTGGGGCACAGAGGGACGCACTGTGCAGAAGAATTCGGCCTAAATGTCAGAACAGAGTACAAAAGGTACATGGAGTTCCTATGGCTTCTCAGCCATAGGAAGTTGGAGGTGGCTGCTGCCTACTTATTATGCACATTCAGGGGTTCTGCCTGAATGGCACACAAAGCGCTGCTATGAACAAACAATGGACAATGAGAACAGTAGCCTGTTTTCCAATGTACTTGTCTCCCTTTTCATTCCTTccttttgttcattcattttccctACCATAACCCATTTTCAATATTTGATGATTTTCCTATTATTTCTGTATAAATATAACAAAcaagtgtgtttttacatgtttaaatTACACTTTagcaatggtgtgtgtgtccatccttCCAGTGACTTTATTCAGGGTCAAGCCAAATTAAGCAGCCATATTTTTCAACTACATAACAAATATGCATTTTGTGCCGCAAAATGATCCCATGCAGTGTGAGTATTGTCATTATGGGTCTCTTTCCActatcttgttatttttctGGTTTGAGCTTGATAAATGTCTGTAGTGACAAACAATGAGCTCCTTCTCTGCCCTCCATTCCACTCCCTTGTCACTATGAACGTCATTCAAAAGCTCTGAAATGGCACATTCTGCAGTATAAAtatttacagcagcagaaaaagttcattcaaagcttacACTGTAGCTGAGAGTccgcagcttcaccacatttttaaatttgagattagagataaaataataatccaagggatccaacaggagccttgcacataaaaatatatcTCCGATTTCCATAAAAAATAGTTTTGATATCTACAAGTGACTGGGGAGGAGTGGCTTTGTGTCTTTGCATATGGAATTTgtgctctcaacaccctctagtggtcgcaaattgcttagtgcagctttaacagaACAGTTTatagagtgtgtgtatatacaacATTCAATATGACAGGTGAATAAAGAAGCAGCTATTTCCAGAGTGCTGGctattctttgtgtgttttttagtttAGCACTTTTTTAAGTTTTGCATTGCCCCACCTGACTGCACCGTggctctctcctcatctctttgGTTTGTTTGATCCTAGGCTATGATAGCCATCACTCCGAGTCCAGGCCTGACAGTGGGGATGAAGACGATAGTCCCATGACCCCCTTTCGTCTAGCTATCCGAGGCCTCCCTCCGGCCTTGGCATCCATGACAGGAGCTGCTACCTCTGACCTGCGCTTCCGCTTGAAATGGCAAGCTATCGCAGTGGCAACTCTGCTGGCTCTCGCCCTGCTGCTGTACACGCATCGGATAGTAGGGGAAGGAGACAGCGGCACCAGAGCTTACTACCGCAACAGGGTGCATAGCTGGCAAATGCACAGTGAGAGAAATGACCTCATCAGTGACACTAATCGACAAACTATAGGAAGCCTCAACGGCTTCCAGAAAAGGGAAAAACGCTACAATGACACATACCCGTTAAGTCCATTGGAGAAGACAAAGCATGGCATCCGGTATCGCATTGCTGTGATTGCAGACCTGGATACAGCGTCACGCAGCTCTAAGGAGCAGACGTGGTTCAGCTACATGAGAAAGGGTCACCTGACCATTTCTGAGAGTGCTGATAGACTGGAGGTGGAATGGGACACTGAGACGATCACCCTGGAGAGTCACCTGGCTGAGAAGGGACGAGGTAGATGAGATAGGGACTACattaatgacacacacacacatacacacacatatacacagcatttttcattttatctgctGTTTTTAGATAACAGATTGGTTATCTCATTGATTTACCTAATGGCCTCTTCTTCAGGTATGGAGCTGTCCGAGCTGGTCGTGTTCAACGGTCACCTGTACAGTGTGGATGATCGCACAGGTGTGGTGTACAGGATAGAGGGCAGGCAGGCGGTTCCCTGGGTTATACTGCCTGATGGGGATGGCTCTGTCTCTAAAGGTCAGTCTTCACTCAACCCCTTAGCTTATACCTTCTACATGTGGAGATTGTTCAGCAAAAATCTCAAACTGGCACACAGAATAGGTAATTAGCcttaattgttgttttcttaGGTCTCGAGTCTTCTGCATTTGTTCAGCAGCATGGCTTCTTTACACTCAACTTGAATAATTGAATAATTTAATTAACTAACAAAGAACTAGCCAGAAACTAGAAcgatttaattaattaatttagtgCAAAAACAGCCATCTAGTCTATCCTAGAAGTCAAGTTCAGATATGATGAGCACCTTGGGTTTGAACTTCATTTGAAAGGAGCAAAGAAGCAAAATCACAAGGGGGGGTTTACTTTGTTGCTGGGAAAGTAACAAAATTGGTCCTCTTTTGGTTTAGATGCCTTTTCACAGCTGTCTCTGTACTTGGTTAGTAGAGGTTACAAATTTAATTTGCTTTTGTGTTGATGCTTCTCAGTCCCTTGAACACATCATGTCACTGTTTCATATGACCCTctcctgtcctgtgtgtgtagGGTTCAAGGCGGAGTGGTTGGCAGTGAAGGATGAGCACCTGTATGTCGGTGGCCTGGGGAAGGAGTGGACCACAACCTCCGGAGAGGTTGTCAATAACAACCCTGAGTGGGTGAAAGTTGTTGGCTACCATGGCGACGTGGAGCATGAGAACTGGGTGCCACGCTACAACGCCCTGCGGAGCGCAGCAGGCATTCAACCACCAGGTGAGGATCTCACATATTACATTTCTAATCCTGTCCACATGCAGTAATTGTGGTATCATGTTACCATACTTGATCGTTTGTTCTCCTATCATTATGTCTTCTCCTGTTTCacctttttcttcttgtttacaACTCTTCCCCCTTTCCCAGGCTACCTCATCCATGAGTCAGCGGCGTGGAGCGAGCGTCTCCAGCGTTGGTTCTTCCTGCCTCGCCGTGCCAGTCATGAGCGCTATGAGGAAACAGCAGATGAGCGTCGTGCCACCAACCTCCTGTTGTCCTGCCCTGCAGACTTCAGTCACATAACCATAGGGCATGTTGGACCGCTCAACCCCACACATGGCTTCTCCTCATTTAAATTTGTTCCAGACACAGATGACCAGATTATTCTGGCACTGAAGTCAGAGGAGGACGCTGGCAAGATTGCCACCTACATCCTGGCGTTTACTCTCGACGGCCGGGTGCTGATACCCGAGACAAAGATAGGGGATGTGAAGTATGAGGGGTTGGAGTTTATTTGAAATTGACAGGTAAAGCATCTCCTAGATGAGTAGGGGCTCTGCGTGGCTTAGCAGTCAAAGGCTATGTTCAGACAGCCAGAAGAGAGTGGCctagatctgatttttaaaattttttcttcaaatgtgacacagatctgtttttttgttttgtttttgttttgtttgtttttgcaccagtgtgaagagcaaaaacacactgaatgtgacattttcagttcTCATTTGACCCACTTTCATATGTGGTCCTAAATCAGATATGGATCTGATTCATGCTCATGTGATCAGATCAGAATTCATATGTTGTTTTCCCACTTAGCACAAAATACGGAGGtttgcagcaacaacaacaggaagacaGGAGTTTAATAGATAAATGGAAAGATGTTTCAGTCACAgccattttctattttcttgcCCTCAGCCTGACGTTCTGACACACTGCCACCGCGCCACTGTTACCATGGCCTATTTTGTTAATTGTGATGGCTAACTGTTGTGCAGATgatattttttgctgttcagCAGCAAGCTTGCTGGAGAGGTGGGGTCATGGTAACAGATAtgttcacactgatgtcagatgcaGGTCAGAGATTAATATGAACTGTCCAGAcagatttgagaaaaaaaaaatcagtatctgGGTCACTTTCAGCCATTGTGTGAACGTAGCACAAGGAGCGCTGTGTACATGCAGCACTTGTTTTGAAACTGACTCATGACCTGCGTTGCATGTCATTTCTACTCTCCATATTTGACATCACTCTGTTGTGCTCAGTAATGCAGAGAATGCCCAAAAATTGTAGGACAACCACATGGTGAGTCAACTTGTCTGTGAATTCAGTGTCATGGTTGACAATGGTATCTCTGTGACAACCTTCACGCACACCTGtcaagtgtttcagtgtttcagaggCCTAGCCTAATCATATCAGTAGTGGGAGATCAATACCTTTGTCAGTCTTGAATTAAATCTTGCTTTAATTTGATCGGGCACTGCTGATGGTTCGAGACAATATGTGTGCATTCACATAAAAGGTGGAAAAGGCAATTTAATGTCCACACAGAACAAGATTATGGCAATGGAATGAAactacttaaaaaaatgaataattgtgGGATTACACAGACCTAAACATGCTCCCAACAATTTCATGTTAAGTAGAATGTAAAAGTAAACAGAAGAAATGGATACTAACATTTGTGTCCTTCTCTcaagaacaaaaacagttgAACAAACAAtgaatttttttgataaatacaaaacattGTAATACTTTTAATGCCCCAAAGCTAGAGAGGATTGCTGGATAAAAATTGCTATAATGTAACAGTGTAAGGTCTGTCCCTGTCCATTAGGACAAACTGTTTATTCTTTTCACTGATCGTGTTGCTatgaagaaatttaatcttcaCAAAGTCGGCCTTTTTTCCCCTAGTAATGTGAAAGAATTTCAGCACACGTAATGTGCAACAGTATATTCAGTAGGAGGCCTAAGTTAATTTACAATTGACACATTACtgttccatttccatttgagAGTGGAAATGTTACAAACCTTGGACAGCTGAAAGATTCTGCTGGATTCGAAACACTGTTAGCCTGTGAGCAGCCCTTTCTTGTTGTCTGTTGATTTAACAGTTTCCTGTTGTGCAAGGTTTTATTACTTCAAGTCCAAAACAGTGCTATCAATTAAAATTGGGCTCTTGTAGCAGTGGTGGCTCTATTTGATCTAGTTGAGCTGAtcagtgaggaagagaggcCATGTACATGTTCTGACATCCTGATTTTAACCTGCTCCACATGTCAGCCATGCAGCATAAGTCACTACAGGGCTCAACCCCGGGTCAAAGTGAATCACTTTCATGTGATCAGAAAACAGATCACTAATACATGACACTCACTTAAGGAGACCGGCGCCAGGGAACGTGGACATCCTCTCCTACAGCTTAACTCTGCTGGTCAGACACTCAGGGGAACAAGagcaaaacataattttagatttttaggGGGGAcggggggcatttctgctttattagagagtcacagtggagacaggaaagacagggcagagagtggatgacacacaacacagagtcTGGGCCAGAGAGGAAACCAGGCCTCTGCAGTTTGGCCTAAGAGTTACGTTTCACACACTCTCTATATGGTGAGCCACTGGGCACCCCAAAACATGAGTAAGTTtattttaaagagaaaataCTTAAAATTAATGTCTACTTgatatgtttaatttatttcatatgTATGTGCTTATTGAACATGGCCCTGCCCAGACACAAACACTGGTCcttaatttcttttatttagaTCTACAGAGATATGGCAGGTCCAGCCGAGGTTCTCCTTGTTTTTTGACTCATGTACGTGCTGATCAGGAGGTGTTCTGGACAGGTCCAGGCACTCCATGTTGGCTCAACTACATGTTATCAGACTGATGAAACTTCTCAAGCTCAGAGAACGTGACTACATTGAACTGATACACCAGCTGTTGTAATATTGTGCATTTTTACCATTAATCTATACCTTTTGTATCCCTTCACAAAGATTAAACTGTTCTATTGTTCAAGTACACCTGGTTTTGTGTGATCAGTCTGTCACCACCTGCACAGTGTCTAATATATGCAACacaacagaatgtcagtacACAATATGCCATCAATTTTATTAAGCCGGGTTAAAACAACCTACATGTTGTGTATTACATTTGTGTTACTATGTAAAAAATAATGCCTATACATTAAATGATTTACCCTTTTAATTTCTAAAAAATCAGTGGTCTTACACTTTTGACACCACAACATACATAATTCCTTGTTCTACAAATTTCATaagccattattattattgttgttaagtAATGCCTCACCTTTTGGGGTGGAAATTGACAAACTGCTAACATTTCACAGATAAATTTGATATAAACTGATCAAACTGATCAAAAGGTCGACTGCATTGGTTAAACAGGTTTCAGTTACCAGTTAATGTACAAGCCGGTCCCTTTTTCTGATGGACATTTCAAACCTGAGGGCAACACACCAGGTGACTTTGCTCACAAGCTTGCTCCCATGGCAAGAACGTCTTGAGGTAGACCAGCTGGTTTAATGGTTTTGAAGGAGCCCAGTTTAGTGTAAAAGTCGACCATCCTCCTGTCGTCCTGCCTCAGTTCACAGAACACTCCTCTGGAACCTGGATGGGAAAAGGACACAATCgtaagttttgttgttttctgtaaatCTCAGTGGTTAAGTCAATGTTCTACTCTTTCACAGTTAGGTGTGATGGAAAGTCTATAATTGGGTTTCATTGTCACTGTAAAAACTACCAAGTAGGGCCGGGTTGATAATTTGATATTGTTCTTCATCTTTCAGCAGAACCGTATTATTATATTTGCTTGAGCAACGGAGCAAAAGGAGCACTTTGATTAGTGGGGGAACATGTACGTttcattcagacaaaaaaaatgacccacTTTAACAAAATTATTGCACTAGCAGTAATTGTGACGGCATAGTGATTTTGCTGTGTGAACTCATGATAACTCTTACAAAATTAGGCATGTAACATTTTAAAGAATATTTGAACAATTGagttgtggggttttttttgacATCACTTCTAACATTACCGTGTAGTTCAATGTGATGatcatttattgattatttattgtgatttttgaatgTATGAGTCATATGTATTGATGTTGAAAAAAATTGTTACTGAGAATCATAATACTGATCTCAGCTATACTGCCCCGCCCGACTACCGAGAGCAAAGTTTCAGAGCTTGACTCACCGGAGCTCCTGATGGATGAGAGCAGGCTGCTGATCATACGCTTGGCAGGGGCGGGGTCAGTGACCCGGGGCAGCAGCTGCATGGTGACCAGGGACGGGAAGTCCTTAAGCACTGAATCACTTATCACCCTCTAGAGGCAGGAGACAAAATTCATATGAGTATACTGACTTCAGTCCTGATGTGATCGACTATTTGGAACAGGATTTCGTCATTACACCTGATGGATCAGGCTATTACCTGGACCTTGGCTGCAGCTGGTTTTGCATCGGTAAGCGCCAGGGCGTAGCCGCACACTCCATTCTCATCCTCCAGCACAAAACCGCACTGAGAGGAAGGGGATGTTTCACCTGCTGACAGACTGGGGTGGAAACAGAGGGAAACGTTAGGTCAGGTCAAAACTTTAAAAGAGGAAGCGCTCAGGAGAGAAGGTGAGCTCACACTCTTACCCATCACTTATAAGCTCAGGTTGTGTCATCGCAGAGGCTTtgccctctcctgctctctgcaTCTCCCTAAAAATCCTCTGCACCTCCCCCTGGAACAGAAACTGGCATTGTGAGAGGCTGCGTTGCGTCAACATAGCACAATACCAACACTGAGTATCAACCAGGTACAGCATCATGTCAGAGAAATGCCATCCTCACCTTGTCCTCGGGGCAGTACGGCCGTATGGAGTACACCGCCGTCATGGGAGGGTGTCGGAATAGGTCCCTGTTCCCGTGGCCGGGCAGCAGTCTCTGCACAAACATGTTCCAGTGTGTACATCTGAATAATtcactgaataaaatgtttcaaTAAGAAGATCTTTCAAAgtaaactgtggaaaaaaagacaaatctcaCTTCATTTGACCAGACAATTCAGACCATGTTCACATTAGAAATATTACAAATATGGCTCACTCCTCACTGTAAACCCGTCAAGGTCAAACTCAGTATGGTGACGGTAACAACTAGTAGTACCGAGTCCTCCACTTTTTACAACGTAAATACCTCTGAGTGTGCATGCAGGGACAGGAATGAAATTTGACAACTGGCACTGACAAAAAATtgacactggaaaaaaacaggatgggGTCCTGTTACTTGCTCATACAGGAAAACATTCTCaagcttgcatgtgtgtgaggacaCATTCCAACAAGTCTTAAGACGCTAATGTGAATCGGGCTTTACAATAGATATTTCAAAGCCCCAAATACTTTGCCCTCCTGAGCTACCTGCACTGCAGTGAGAGGAAAGTTACCTGGAACTCTCC of Myripristis murdjan chromosome 1, fMyrMur1.1, whole genome shotgun sequence contains these proteins:
- the cant1b gene encoding soluble calcium-activated nucleotidase 1b isoform X1 — its product is MCAKENNMLVTECSGEKRRRRGYDSHHSESRPDSGDEDDSPMTPFRLAIRGLPPALASMTGAATSDLRFRLKWQAIAVATLLALALLLYTHRIVGEGDSGTRAYYRNRVHSWQMHSERNDLISDTNRQTIGSLNGFQKREKRYNDTYPLSPLEKTKHGIRYRIAVIADLDTASRSSKEQTWFSYMRKGHLTISESADRLEVEWDTETITLESHLAEKGRGMELSELVVFNGHLYSVDDRTGVVYRIEGRQAVPWVILPDGDGSVSKGFKAEWLAVKDEHLYVGGLGKEWTTTSGEVVNNNPEWVKVVGYHGDVEHENWVPRYNALRSAAGIQPPGYLIHESAAWSERLQRWFFLPRRASHERYEETADERRATNLLLSCPADFSHITIGHVGPLNPTHGFSSFKFVPDTDDQIILALKSEEDAGKIATYILAFTLDGRVLIPETKIGDVKYEGLEFI
- the cant1b gene encoding soluble calcium-activated nucleotidase 1b isoform X2; this encodes MTPFRLAIRGLPPALASMTGAATSDLRFRLKWQAIAVATLLALALLLYTHRIVGEGDSGTRAYYRNRVHSWQMHSERNDLISDTNRQTIGSLNGFQKREKRYNDTYPLSPLEKTKHGIRYRIAVIADLDTASRSSKEQTWFSYMRKGHLTISESADRLEVEWDTETITLESHLAEKGRGMELSELVVFNGHLYSVDDRTGVVYRIEGRQAVPWVILPDGDGSVSKGFKAEWLAVKDEHLYVGGLGKEWTTTSGEVVNNNPEWVKVVGYHGDVEHENWVPRYNALRSAAGIQPPGYLIHESAAWSERLQRWFFLPRRASHERYEETADERRATNLLLSCPADFSHITIGHVGPLNPTHGFSSFKFVPDTDDQIILALKSEEDAGKIATYILAFTLDGRVLIPETKIGDVKYEGLEFI